From one Planktothrix agardhii NIES-204 genomic stretch:
- a CDS encoding sugar ABC transporter, ATP-binding protein, translated as MVCYQYLREPAPTENQVKLKFIVVIYNHLLDSKLGKIKMAEVILDNIYKSFPIRRQTASEETKSSELQESTLTRQAILKRVHLNIFDGEFMVLVGPSGCGKSTLLRLIAGLETITGGNIYIGDKLVNELPPKARDIAMVFQNYALYPHLKVYDNLAFGLRRSYRETEPKQPLMIPRKDSNLHSNQQLSFTLGEYQIFAPLWLEDVIVRITRSLPSNFRYLSEREKAVDERVLTVAKLLQIESLLDRYPKQLSGGQKQRVALGRAMARNPQVFLMDEPLSNLDAKLRTETRAQIVELQKKLGTTTIYVTHDQVEAMTMGSRIAVMNQGRIQQVAPPLELYNRPNNRFVAEFIGSPPMNFIPVKFIAPLLITHAQFRLTLPDIWQTVLPRQKEEKLILGIRPEHLIVSCPATKNLPVIVDRMEALGHETLLWVHLFGENNLPFSLQVRIPAETEFVQGEKIWLALTPEKIHLFDPKTDLAILPYRV; from the coding sequence ATGGTTTGTTATCAATATCTGAGAGAACCCGCTCCTACGGAAAATCAGGTAAAATTAAAGTTTATTGTTGTAATTTACAATCATTTATTGGATTCAAAATTAGGTAAAATTAAAATGGCAGAAGTTATTTTAGATAATATTTATAAAAGTTTTCCCATTCGTCGTCAAACCGCCTCCGAGGAAACAAAATCATCAGAACTTCAAGAATCAACCCTGACCCGTCAAGCTATTTTAAAACGGGTGCATCTGAATATATTTGATGGGGAATTTATGGTATTAGTGGGGCCGTCAGGTTGTGGAAAAAGTACCCTATTAAGGTTAATTGCAGGCTTAGAAACTATTACTGGCGGTAATATTTATATCGGGGATAAATTAGTTAATGAATTACCCCCGAAAGCGCGAGATATTGCCATGGTGTTTCAAAACTACGCTCTTTATCCTCACTTAAAAGTCTATGATAACTTAGCCTTTGGGTTGCGTCGTTCCTATCGAGAAACAGAACCCAAACAGCCTTTGATGATTCCCAGAAAAGACTCTAATTTACATTCTAATCAACAATTATCCTTTACCCTTGGAGAGTATCAAATTTTTGCTCCCTTATGGTTAGAAGATGTTATTGTGAGAATAACGCGATCGCTTCCTTCCAACTTCCGCTATCTTTCAGAACGAGAAAAAGCCGTAGATGAAAGAGTCTTAACCGTTGCCAAATTATTACAAATTGAATCATTATTAGATCGATATCCCAAACAACTATCAGGCGGGCAAAAACAACGGGTTGCATTAGGTCGAGCCATGGCCAGAAATCCCCAGGTTTTCTTAATGGATGAACCCCTATCAAATTTAGATGCAAAATTAAGAACCGAAACCCGCGCCCAAATTGTAGAATTACAAAAAAAATTAGGGACAACCACCATTTATGTCACCCATGATCAAGTCGAAGCAATGACAATGGGTTCACGAATTGCTGTTATGAATCAAGGCAGAATTCAACAAGTAGCTCCTCCTTTAGAACTGTATAATCGTCCTAATAATCGCTTTGTAGCCGAGTTTATTGGATCTCCTCCAATGAATTTTATCCCGGTTAAATTTATCGCTCCTTTATTAATTACCCATGCTCAATTTCGTTTAACTTTACCCGATATTTGGCAAACGGTTTTACCTCGCCAAAAGGAAGAAAAATTAATCTTAGGAATTAGACCAGAACATTTAATTGTTAGTTGTCCAGCTACTAAAAATTTACCCGTAATTGTTGATCGGATGGAAGCATTAGGACATGAAACATTATTATGGGTACATCTATTCGGAGAAAATAATCTTCCTTTTTCCTTACAGGTCAGAATTCCCGCCGAAACTGAATTTGTACAGGGTGAAAAAATTTGGTTAGCGCTAACACCGGAAAAAATTCATTTATTCGATCCAAAAACAGACTTAGCCATCCTCCCTTACCGTGTTTAA
- the mnhB gene encoding Na+/H+ antiporter MnhB subunit-related protein, putative produces MKWIYIFAGILIYAKFLILPNPESSASVLSGVESIVNDSGIPNAVTAIILRNRLYDTIFEVVVFTIATMGVYFLLGNEKPLATIHQFSDQPSIILARLGATISALVGIELAIRGHLTPGGGFAAGVAGGTAIGLIAITSSPEWMMGIYQRYRASFWEKISVLIFIVLSLMTLAGLELPPGQFGDLFSGGVIPVLNILVGIKVALGSWAVILLFIRYRGLF; encoded by the coding sequence ATGAAATGGATTTATATTTTCGCTGGAATTCTGATTTATGCTAAGTTTTTAATTCTGCCCAATCCTGAATCTAGTGCATCAGTTTTGTCGGGGGTGGAATCAATTGTGAATGATAGCGGAATTCCTAATGCAGTCACAGCCATTATTCTCAGAAATCGACTCTACGATACGATTTTTGAAGTGGTGGTATTTACGATCGCGACCATGGGAGTCTATTTTCTCCTCGGCAATGAGAAACCCTTAGCCACTATCCATCAGTTTAGTGATCAACCCTCAATTATTTTAGCCCGTTTGGGAGCGACAATTAGTGCTTTAGTCGGGATCGAATTGGCAATTAGGGGGCATTTGACTCCGGGGGGAGGTTTTGCCGCCGGAGTCGCTGGGGGAACTGCCATCGGTTTAATTGCAATTACTTCCTCCCCCGAGTGGATGATGGGGATTTATCAACGATATAGAGCTTCGTTCTGGGAGAAAATTTCGGTTTTAATCTTTATAGTTTTATCTCTGATGACTTTAGCGGGTTTGGAGTTACCCCCGGGACAATTTGGAGATCTATTCAGTGGCGGGGTAATTCCTGTATTGAATATTTTAGTCGGAATTAAGGTCGCCCTGGGCTCCTGGGCTGTGATTTTGTTATTTATTCGCTATCGGGGATTGTTTTGA
- a CDS encoding putative monovalent cation/H+ antiporter subunit D, whose protein sequence is MTTLTLVWIGLPFFLGFTIYLLPQLDKVLALGMAIISIGYGLQTLLNPSPLNLQLLDHFGVSLIIDQLSGYFILTNGLVTAAVILYCWHTNKTSFFYTQVTLLHGSLNAAFICADFMSLYVALEVIGIATFLLIVYPRSDRSIWVGLRYLFVSNVALLFYLVGAVLVYQTHHSFAFTGLQGVPPEAVALIFLGLLIKGGIFISGLWLPLTHSEAETPVSALMSGVVVKAGVFPLVRLALMISEIDPIVRFFGVGTALLGVSYAMFEKDTKRMLAFHTISQLGFVLAAPEVGGFYALTHGLVKSALFLIAGTLPSRNFSELKHQPMNTHLWIALAIASFSISGFPLLSGFGAKVLTMKNLLPWQVIAMNIAALGTAISFAKFIFLPFGGEDKVRKGFWPGIILLLAGLVGANIVYYQAYTLANIIKPLITIILGWLIYVFGIQRLSIKLPRVIEQFEHLMGVMSLMLILLFWMVWS, encoded by the coding sequence ATGACAACTCTAACCCTAGTTTGGATTGGACTGCCCTTTTTTCTGGGTTTTACAATTTATCTTCTCCCCCAACTGGATAAAGTTTTAGCACTAGGGATGGCGATTATTTCAATCGGATATGGGTTACAAACCTTACTGAATCCGTCTCCGTTGAATCTACAGTTACTCGATCATTTCGGGGTTAGCTTAATTATTGATCAACTCAGTGGCTATTTTATTTTAACCAATGGGCTAGTCACCGCAGCAGTGATCCTCTACTGCTGGCATACCAATAAAACCAGTTTTTTTTATACCCAAGTTACTCTGTTACACGGTAGCCTGAATGCCGCGTTTATCTGCGCGGATTTCATGAGTTTATATGTGGCATTAGAGGTAATTGGAATAGCCACCTTTTTGTTAATTGTCTATCCCCGATCCGATCGGTCAATTTGGGTGGGGTTGCGCTATTTGTTTGTGAGTAACGTCGCCCTGCTGTTTTATTTAGTCGGGGCGGTATTAGTCTATCAAACCCATCATTCCTTTGCCTTTACTGGTTTACAGGGTGTGCCACCCGAAGCCGTCGCCCTGATTTTTTTAGGACTACTAATCAAAGGAGGGATCTTTATCTCTGGGTTGTGGCTACCCTTAACCCACTCGGAAGCAGAAACCCCCGTATCGGCTTTAATGTCTGGGGTGGTGGTCAAAGCCGGGGTATTTCCCTTGGTGCGTTTAGCCCTGATGATTAGTGAGATCGATCCCATTGTCCGTTTCTTTGGAGTCGGCACCGCCCTGCTGGGGGTGTCCTATGCCATGTTTGAAAAGGATACTAAGCGGATGCTGGCTTTTCATACCATTTCCCAATTAGGGTTTGTTTTAGCAGCACCGGAAGTGGGAGGATTTTATGCCCTCACCCACGGCTTAGTTAAATCCGCTTTATTTTTGATAGCAGGGACTTTACCGAGTCGAAATTTCTCAGAACTTAAACATCAACCGATGAATACCCACCTCTGGATCGCGTTGGCGATCGCGAGTTTTTCCATATCGGGTTTCCCCCTATTGTCAGGTTTTGGGGCAAAGGTGTTAACCATGAAAAATCTTTTACCTTGGCAAGTGATCGCCATGAATATAGCCGCTTTGGGAACGGCCATCTCCTTTGCCAAATTTATCTTTTTACCTTTTGGGGGAGAGGATAAAGTCAGAAAAGGCTTTTGGCCAGGGATAATTCTACTCCTAGCGGGTTTGGTAGGCGCCAATATTGTCTACTATCAGGCTTATACCCTGGCTAATATTATCAAACCTCTGATCACGATTATTCTGGGCTGGTTAATCTATGTTTTCGGGATTCAACGGTTATCAATTAAACTCCCCCGGGTCATCGAACAATTTGAGCATTTGATGGGGGTCATGAGTCTGATGTTAATTCTTTTATTCTGGATGGTGTGGTCATGA
- a CDS encoding type III restriction enzyme, res subunit translates to MRSIITELSSSNNFNFLEIHDSELLKLVSLAEKYYNNDPNTSLMKLRQFGERMAQLILIKNGIRTNPNEEQIDLIDRLFDKNNIPPPIHDLLHKIRRYGNQANHNFFNDKNIALENLKNAYEISIWFHKNFHNPNFQPPDFVVPSDQDVEKQNNLQIENTDLNKQIDHLKLKLSLADKRKVEDLNKFQKEIENLKLKLRLAQGSKNYSSDELEDLQQKYNLLINDFNLAKNQSQSLTQKLIYLNQKDQQINQELSIAKNQNKKYEQEVSLAKSQNGKYKNYLIFWRISTVTAVILSGVIGITYDFNNQKLEKIKKDILIESSKTHEAVTKVSKLEAQLQQQEKESRQQAFRLQSQLQQQQQEYFQIQGKYKQTLDLASKLETELKIPNQKLPQKQNLIEKKTPQITTYNPNHEEFKLAVQIAQEAATSGQTAKTAQEWSLIAEKWQKAAKLMGDVSPESSQYETAKNRYLQYSKNFQIAKASEEKTKKKMVVLSTPLIKTYNVRFNEGSTGATVKNPIQPNERHRYNVWAAAGQDLLLQRKQGNVNLTLISPEGQTIASLTNGQSQWSGKLPENGNYLIEVSAKGKSNYLISLNISALMQKKATQLIEKWLNAKQRMLAAPYDQQLVAQLATGKKLKDTIDSIQWLKNNSAYYEYEFSKLESLEYVKSSPSKAVFDATISEKMTLYINGKIDKGNTTDYSRSKKYRFYLTFEQGFWKIEDSNYLRSE, encoded by the coding sequence ATGAGATCAATAATCACTGAATTAAGTTCATCAAATAACTTTAATTTTTTAGAAATTCATGATTCAGAATTGCTAAAATTAGTAAGTCTTGCTGAAAAATATTATAACAATGATCCAAATACCAGCTTGATGAAATTACGTCAATTTGGAGAGCGGATGGCTCAGTTAATATTAATAAAAAATGGGATCAGAACTAATCCTAATGAAGAACAAATAGATTTAATAGATAGGTTATTTGATAAAAATAATATACCTCCACCAATCCATGATCTACTTCATAAAATTCGTAGGTATGGAAATCAGGCTAATCATAATTTTTTCAATGATAAAAATATTGCTTTAGAAAATCTCAAAAATGCTTATGAAATTAGCATTTGGTTTCACAAGAATTTTCATAATCCAAACTTTCAGCCTCCTGATTTTGTTGTACCCAGTGATCAGGATGTAGAAAAGCAAAACAATTTGCAGATTGAAAATACCGATTTAAACAAACAAATAGATCATTTAAAGCTAAAACTGAGTTTAGCTGATAAAAGGAAAGTAGAAGACCTAAATAAGTTTCAAAAAGAAATAGAAAATTTAAAACTAAAATTGAGATTAGCTCAAGGTTCAAAAAATTATTCTTCTGATGAATTAGAAGATTTGCAACAAAAATATAATTTATTAATTAATGATTTTAATCTTGCCAAAAATCAATCTCAATCTTTGACTCAAAAGCTTATATATTTGAATCAAAAAGACCAACAAATTAATCAAGAATTATCTATTGCTAAAAACCAGAATAAAAAATATGAACAAGAAGTATCTTTAGCTAAAAGCCAGAATGGAAAATATAAAAATTATTTGATTTTCTGGCGAATTAGCACAGTAACAGCAGTGATTCTATCTGGAGTAATAGGTATAACCTATGATTTTAATAACCAAAAATTAGAAAAAATAAAAAAGGATATTTTGATTGAATCCAGTAAAACTCATGAAGCTGTTACAAAAGTTTCTAAACTAGAAGCTCAATTACAACAACAAGAAAAAGAATCTCGTCAACAAGCATTTAGACTGCAAAGTCAATTACAACAACAGCAACAAGAGTATTTTCAAATACAGGGGAAATATAAACAAACACTAGACCTTGCATCAAAGTTAGAAACAGAACTCAAAATTCCTAATCAAAAACTACCTCAAAAACAAAATTTAATTGAGAAAAAAACACCTCAAATTACTACTTATAATCCTAATCATGAAGAATTTAAACTAGCAGTCCAAATTGCACAAGAAGCTGCAACCAGTGGACAAACAGCTAAAACTGCTCAAGAATGGTCACTAATTGCAGAAAAATGGCAAAAAGCAGCAAAATTAATGGGGGATGTTTCCCCTGAATCTTCTCAATATGAAACGGCTAAAAATCGTTATTTACAGTATAGTAAAAATTTCCAAATAGCAAAGGCTTCTGAGGAAAAAACTAAGAAAAAGATGGTTGTTTTATCTACACCATTAATCAAAACCTACAATGTCCGTTTTAATGAAGGAAGTACAGGAGCAACAGTTAAGAATCCAATTCAACCTAACGAGCGTCATCGTTATAATGTTTGGGCTGCTGCTGGACAAGATTTATTGCTTCAAAGAAAACAAGGCAACGTTAACTTAACTTTGATTTCACCAGAAGGTCAAACGATAGCTTCTCTTACAAATGGTCAAAGTCAGTGGTCTGGAAAATTACCCGAAAACGGAAATTATCTTATTGAAGTTTCTGCAAAGGGTAAATCTAATTATTTAATTAGCCTGAATATTTCAGCCTTAATGCAAAAAAAAGCAACTCAATTGATTGAAAAGTGGTTGAATGCTAAACAGCGTATGTTAGCAGCACCTTATGATCAACAGTTAGTAGCACAACTTGCTACAGGAAAAAAGCTAAAAGATACAATTGATTCCATACAATGGTTAAAAAATAATAGTGCTTATTATGAATATGAGTTCAGCAAACTTGAGAGCTTAGAATATGTTAAATCATCCCCTAGTAAAGCTGTATTTGATGCGACAATTTCTGAAAAAATGACATTATATATTAACGGTAAAATTGATAAGGGTAATACAACTGATTACTCTCGATCTAAAAAATACCGATTTTACTTAACGTTTGAGCAAGGGTTTTGGAAAATAGAAGATAGTAATTATCTGAGATCCGAGTAA
- a CDS encoding putative monovalent cation/H+ antiporter subunit C: MKTISMDVMSTGVIAYYVLIASRDGLLTPILSDTPNPTYADPVPQAVILTAIVIGLSIQALMLVGVMKLAQDNPTLETNEIEKNNTP, encoded by the coding sequence ATGAAGACCATCTCTATGGATGTCATGAGTACGGGTGTGATCGCCTACTATGTGCTGATCGCATCCCGGGATGGTTTGTTAACTCCAATTCTTTCAGATACCCCCAATCCAACTTACGCCGATCCCGTCCCCCAAGCGGTGATTTTAACAGCAATCGTAATCGGTCTTTCAATTCAGGCCTTAATGCTAGTGGGAGTAATGAAACTCGCCCAGGATAATCCCACCTTAGAAACTAACGAGATCGAGAAAAACAATACACCGTAA
- a CDS encoding prolyl endopeptidase, which produces MSEQNSIFSYPQTRKSDQVDNYHGVTVADPYRWLEDLDSEETASWVEAQNAVTFGYLNQIPAKETIKQRLTQLWDYEKYGIPFKQGNRYFYFKNDGLQNQSILYVLDSLDAEPEVLLDPNILSDDGTVALSGISISEDGNLMAYGLSTSGSDWQEWKVRDINTKEDLSDHLKWVKFSGASWIHDHQGFYYSRYDQPQEGKPLEEINYFQKLYYHRLGTDQSEDTLIYERPDHKEWGFNGFVTEDGKYLIISVWKGTESKNLVFYQDLTQTNAEVIELISEFEASYSFIDYQGDIFWFTTDLDASRSRVIAIDINTKIPTEIIPEAPETLEGVNILNNQFIADYLKDAHTQMKIFNLDGSFVREIELPGIGSVGGFGGKRYDTETFYSYTSFTAPNTIYRYNLITGESTIYRQAQVDFNPDDYETQQIFYPSKDGTLIPMFITAKKGVELNGNNPTILYGYGGFNISLTPSFSISRLVWLEMGGVYAIANLRGGGEYGENWHQAGTKLKKQNVFDDFICAAEWLIENRYTSAEKLAIMGGSNGGLLVGACMIQRPDLFAAVLPAVGVLDMLRFHKFTIGWAWCSDYGSPENPEEFQALYAYSPLHNLKPGTAYPATLITTGDHDDRVVPAHSFKFASALQEHHIGENPVLIRIETKAGHGAGKPTDKVIEEIADQFAFLKQVLQINS; this is translated from the coding sequence ATGTCTGAACAGAATTCAATCTTTAGCTATCCTCAAACTCGGAAATCTGATCAAGTTGACAATTATCATGGCGTCACCGTTGCTGACCCCTATCGGTGGTTAGAAGATTTAGACTCAGAAGAAACCGCTTCATGGGTTGAAGCCCAAAACGCGGTAACATTCGGTTATTTGAATCAAATTCCAGCTAAAGAAACCATTAAACAACGCCTAACTCAACTTTGGGATTATGAAAAATATGGGATTCCTTTTAAGCAGGGAAATCGCTATTTTTATTTTAAAAATGATGGACTCCAGAATCAAAGTATTTTGTATGTTTTAGACTCATTAGATGCCGAACCTGAAGTTCTATTAGACCCAAATATCCTATCTGATGATGGTACAGTTGCCCTATCAGGAATATCTATTAGTGAAGATGGAAATTTAATGGCTTATGGGTTATCAACTTCCGGTTCTGATTGGCAAGAATGGAAAGTTAGAGATATTAATACTAAAGAAGATTTATCGGATCATTTAAAATGGGTTAAATTTTCGGGAGCATCTTGGATACACGATCATCAAGGATTCTATTATAGTCGTTATGATCAACCCCAGGAGGGAAAACCCTTAGAAGAAATCAATTATTTTCAAAAACTCTATTACCATCGTTTAGGAACTGACCAATCTGAAGATACCTTAATTTATGAACGTCCTGATCATAAAGAATGGGGATTTAATGGATTTGTTACCGAAGATGGTAAGTATTTAATTATTTCTGTTTGGAAGGGAACTGAATCTAAAAACTTGGTTTTTTATCAAGATTTAACTCAAACAAATGCTGAGGTTATAGAACTAATTTCTGAGTTTGAAGCCAGTTATAGTTTTATTGATTATCAAGGAGATATCTTTTGGTTTACGACGGATTTAGATGCTTCTCGAAGTCGAGTAATTGCCATTGATATTAATACCAAAATTCCTACCGAAATTATTCCCGAAGCTCCAGAAACCCTAGAAGGAGTTAACATTTTAAATAATCAATTCATTGCTGATTATTTAAAAGATGCCCATACTCAAATGAAAATCTTTAATTTAGATGGGTCATTTGTTCGGGAAATTGAATTACCAGGAATTGGTTCTGTGGGAGGTTTTGGTGGGAAGCGATATGATACGGAAACCTTCTATAGTTATACCAGTTTCACCGCTCCTAATACTATTTATCGCTACAATCTGATTACGGGAGAAAGTACAATTTATCGTCAAGCTCAGGTTGACTTTAATCCCGATGATTACGAAACCCAACAAATTTTTTATCCCAGTAAAGATGGTACTTTAATTCCCATGTTTATTACTGCTAAAAAAGGGGTAGAATTGAATGGAAATAACCCGACAATCTTATATGGATATGGGGGATTTAATATTTCCCTAACGCCTTCGTTTTCTATTAGTCGTTTAGTCTGGTTGGAAATGGGTGGTGTTTATGCGATCGCCAATTTACGAGGCGGGGGAGAATATGGAGAAAATTGGCATCAAGCGGGAACAAAACTCAAGAAACAAAATGTCTTTGATGACTTTATTTGTGCCGCCGAATGGTTAATAGAAAACCGCTATACTTCGGCTGAAAAATTAGCGATTATGGGGGGAAGTAACGGTGGGTTATTAGTAGGAGCTTGTATGATTCAACGCCCGGATTTATTCGCGGCGGTGTTACCTGCGGTGGGGGTTTTAGATATGCTCCGCTTCCATAAATTTACTATTGGTTGGGCCTGGTGTTCCGATTATGGTTCGCCGGAAAATCCCGAAGAATTTCAAGCCTTATACGCCTATTCTCCTCTGCATAATTTGAAGCCAGGAACCGCCTATCCAGCTACTTTAATTACTACAGGAGATCATGATGATCGAGTGGTTCCCGCCCATAGTTTTAAGTTTGCTTCTGCTTTACAGGAACACCATATTGGGGAAAATCCAGTATTAATCAGAATTGAAACTAAAGCCGGACATGGCGCCGGAAAACCCACGGATAAAGTGATTGAGGAAATTGCCGATCAATTTGCTTTTTTAAAGCAAGTTCTCCAGATTAATTCCTAA
- a CDS encoding hypothetical protein (conserved hypothetical protein), producing the protein MNWVLIAMIIALLIPISEACWQEDDVWEKMLAFASVATKTSVMILVISVLRDDWMIGIVGVIILSVGNAGFMLLAHLLKRMNEQQ; encoded by the coding sequence ATGAACTGGGTTTTGATTGCCATGATTATTGCCTTATTAATTCCCATATCAGAAGCCTGTTGGCAAGAGGATGATGTTTGGGAGAAAATGTTAGCTTTTGCGAGTGTTGCCACTAAAACATCGGTGATGATTTTAGTGATCTCGGTGTTACGAGATGACTGGATGATCGGGATTGTGGGGGTGATTATTCTCAGTGTTGGCAACGCCGGATTTATGTTACTAGCTCACCTTTTAAAAAGGATGAATGAACAACAATGA
- the cofG gene encoding FO synthase subunit 1 produces MINQQITYSRAYTLVPTYDCFNRCSYCNFRTDIGKSPWLTLTEAEKILKSLQNQGIIEILVLSGEVHPNSSQRLAWFKRIYELCELAISLGFLPHTNVGPLNFTEMTQLKQVNVSMGLMLEQINPKLLETVHHYSPSKIPGLRLKQLEWAGELKIPFTTGLLLGIGETSEDMKETLNAITMIHKRWGHIQEVILQPHSLGSQQIDPRNSFNLQQLPEVIAIAHSILPADITLQIPPNLVTHPDILLACLEAGARDLGGIGPRDEVNPDYPQDQDQTLQTILAPNGWELVRRLPVYPQYDPWVCPDLQGLLTKWRKKLAISETPVLY; encoded by the coding sequence ATGATCAATCAACAAATTACTTACAGTCGGGCTTATACCTTAGTTCCGACGTATGATTGTTTTAATCGCTGTAGTTATTGTAACTTTAGAACCGATATTGGTAAAAGTCCCTGGTTAACCTTAACAGAAGCCGAAAAAATTTTAAAATCACTTCAAAATCAAGGAATTATTGAGATTTTAGTATTAAGTGGAGAAGTCCATCCCAATAGTTCTCAACGTTTGGCTTGGTTTAAACGGATTTATGAATTATGTGAATTAGCAATATCTTTAGGATTTTTACCCCATACCAATGTTGGGCCATTAAATTTCACGGAAATGACCCAATTAAAACAAGTGAATGTTTCTATGGGTTTAATGTTAGAACAAATTAACCCTAAATTATTAGAAACCGTTCATCATTATTCCCCTAGTAAAATCCCAGGACTGCGATTAAAACAGTTAGAATGGGCAGGAGAATTAAAAATACCATTTACCACTGGGTTATTATTAGGAATTGGAGAAACCTCTGAAGATATGAAAGAGACTTTAAATGCAATCACAATGATTCATAAACGATGGGGACATATTCAAGAAGTAATTTTACAACCCCATAGTTTAGGGAGTCAACAAATCGATCCCAGAAACAGTTTTAATTTACAACAATTACCCGAAGTTATAGCGATCGCCCATTCTATTTTACCTGCTGATATTACCTTACAAATACCCCCCAATTTAGTTACCCATCCTGATATTTTACTAGCCTGTTTGGAAGCCGGGGCGCGGGATCTCGGCGGAATCGGCCCCCGTGACGAAGTGAACCCCGATTATCCCCAGGATCAGGATCAAACCTTACAGACGATTCTAGCCCCCAATGGCTGGGAATTGGTGCGACGGTTGCCCGTTTATCCCCAATACGATCCTTGGGTATGCCCTGACCTGCAAGGACTTCTAACAAAATGGCGAAAAAAACTTGCTATTTCAGAAACACCTGTGTTATATTAA